A section of the Castanea sativa cultivar Marrone di Chiusa Pesio chromosome 12, ASM4071231v1 genome encodes:
- the LOC142620546 gene encoding uncharacterized protein LOC142620546, protein MENENVEPKFKRMYIRYNAQKVGFLGGCRPFVGLDGCHLKGRFGGQLLSATAKDGNDNIFLVAMAVVEQETKDSWIWFLEQFADDIGRPEELNLVFISDRQKGLLPAMETLFLTVEHRYCVEHRYCVKHIYNNFKVNHKGIELKSVLWRCAGTTSAREFERERKHLKSLNEEAWKYLADIEPAQWTISHFSSRALTDCLVNNLSESFNSMIVKARDKPILSMLEYIRVRLMTRMYIKKIGIEKYGGKLCPSIQDKLEKLKLESKNFCAMPFGRFVYEVDNGRERHVVDLV, encoded by the exons ATGGAAAATGAGAATGTAGAACCCAAGTTTAAAAGGATGTACATTAGGTACAATGCTCAGAAGGTTGGCTTTCTAGGTGGTTGTCGACCCTTTGTTGGGCTAGATGGATGCCATTTGAAGGGGAGGTTTGGTGGACAATTATTGTCTGCCACTGCCAAGGATGGAAATGACAATATATTCCTAGTGGCAATGGCTGTGGTTGAGCAAGAGACCAAGGACAGCTGGATCTGGTTCTTAGAGCAGTTTGCAGATGACATTGGCAGGCCAGAGGAGCTTAATCTGGTATTCATCAGTGACAGGCAGAAG GGCCTTCTACCTGCAATGGAGACTCTATTCCTAACTGTGGAGCACAGGTATTGTGTGGAGCACAGGTATTGTGTGAAGCACATATACAACAACTTTAAGGTTAATCACAAGGGCATAGAGTTGAAGAGTGTACTGTGGAGGTGTGCTGGCACAACATCAGCCAGGGaatttgagagggagagaaagcaTCTTAAGAGTTTGAATGAAGAAGCTTGGAAGTACCTGGCTGATATAGAGCCTGCACAATGGACCATATCCCACTTTTCTTCAAGAGCTTTGACAGATTGTCTGGTAAACAATCTGAGTGAGAGTTTTAACTCTATGATTGTGAAGGCTAGAGACAAGCCCATCTTATCAATGCTGGAGTATATCAGAGTTAGGCTTATGACCAGGATGTATATAAAGAAGATTGGCATAGAAAAGTATGGTGGCAAGTTGTGTCCAAGCATACAGGACAAGTTGGAGAAGTTAAAATTAGAGTCTAAGAACTTCTGTGCGATGCCATTTGGGAGGTTTGTGTATGAGGTTGACAATGGGAGGGAAAGGCATGTGGTGGACTTGGTATAG